The Thermosynechococcus sp. HN-54 DNA segment CTACATCTTCGGCACTGAAGCCAAAGGCCATTTGCTGTTGTAGACAGGTCTGGCTTTCAAGGGTGGGGGTTTCGCCATAGGGTTGAGGCGTGAGTTCTTGGCGGTAGGTTTTCAGCCATTCACCGTAGGGCTGCTGCTGTGCCACCCGCTGTTTAATTTCCCAGTTGGTAAGCAGTTCTTGGTGCTCTAGATCAACGGCAATCATCTGCCCCGGACCAAGGCGGCCCTTTTCAATCACCGTTGCTTCATCAATTTGAATGCTGCCTGCCTCGGAAGAGACAATCACGAGATCGTCATTGGTGAGGGTATAGCGGGCGGGGCGTAGGCCATTGCGATCGAGGGTGGCGCCAACAATTTTGCCATCGGAAAAGGCCACCAATGCAGGACCATCCCAAGCCTCTTGAATGCCACTGTAGTATTCGTAAAAGTCCACCACCTCTGGGTGATCCGCCAAATCGGGCTGATTTTGATAGGCCTCGGGAACCAGCATCATCATTGCCTGCAAGGGCTGTCGTCCCGATTGCACCAGCAGTTCAAGGACGTTGTCGAGGTTGGCGGAGTCGCTGTTTTCGGCATTAACAATCGGCATCAGATCCGCAAAGGCTTCGCCCCAATAGGGATGGCTCAGTTGAGCTGCCCGTGCCCGCATCCAGTTGATATTCCCCAAGAGGGTATTGATTTCGCCGTTGTGCCCCAGCATGCGCATGGGTTGAGCCAAGGGCCACTTGGGCATGGTGTTGGTACTAAAGCGACGGTGATAGAGGGCAAAGGGGGTGATGTAGTTGGGGTTCCGCAGATCGTCATAAAACTGGGCCAGCACCACCGATCGCACCATGCCCTTATAGACAATTGTGCGGGTGGAGAAAGAACAAATATAGAAGTCCTGTCGCCAGTCCGCTTTGGTTTGAGCGATCGCCCGCTCAATGCGCTTGCGGGTCAAGTAGAGTTGCCGCTCCAGTTCATCGCCACTCGCTTTGCTCGAAGCCACAAAGAGCTGTTCAATCTGAGGCTGATTTTGTTTCGCCTGCACCCCCAAAACACTGGGATTGACAGGTACCGGCCGCCAGCCCAACAGGCGCAGTTCATTTTCACTGAGCACCCGTTCGACAATACCTTTCGCCGCTGCTGTTGCCGCCCCTTGGGGCAAAAAGATCATGGCCACGCCAATCCGCTGCCGCGGGATGCCAAACTCTGGCAACAACTCCCACGGAATCGCTGTCATGATGCCAGCCCCATCCCCAGAGTCGCGATCGGCACTACAGCCCCCCCGATGTTCAAGGCAGGTCAATCCCTCAAGGGCTTGGGTCAAGATGCGGTGACTGGCCACCCCCTTACAATGGGCAACAAAACCCACACCACAGGCATCTCGCTCGGCTACAAGCCAAGGCTGTCCATGGTAACCAACTTGATGCTTGGGGGAAGAAAAGGTGGATTGTTGCATGGGTCTGAGAACGTTCAATCGACTGAGGGATGAAAACGTTGTCTTGGCAACAGCAACCTGCTCTAGGGACTGAAAAACGCCACGACTCGAAAGGGGGAGCCAAGGCGACAGTATAGAGATTAGAGAGTGCTGGTGATGGATCAACGTATAGGGTCTCTCGCTATTATAGGGGTTTCTCTTGGATCCAGAAACGCCAAAGCAAGAGATTGTTAAGGTTTGGCTATAGGAACCGGCAAACTAGCGATCGCTGAGGCTGACTTGAAGGCTAGAACGCCGCAGCAGAGAGGGGTTAAGGTTGGCGTTCAGGCTGGCGTGATATCATTAAATTTTCCAACTAAACAACAAGGCTTCCAGATTAATTGCTTGGTAAAACACGCCCATGAGCTTTGCTGCTGATTCTTCTCGGATCATTCCCACTGAGCTGCGGGATGAGATTTCGCGCTCGTACCTTGAATACGCCATGAGCGTCATTGTGGGGCGTGCTCTCCCCGATGCCCGCGATGGTCTCAAGCCCGTACACCGGCGGATTCTCTATGCCATGCACGAGTTGGGGCTGACCAGCGATCGCCCCTTCCGCAAATGTGCCCGTGTGGTGGGGGAAGTGCTAGGGAAATATCACCCCCACGGCGATTCCGCGGTCTATGATGCCCTCGTGCGGATGGCGCAGGACTTTTCCATGCGTCACCCCCTGATTGATGGCCATGGCAACTTTGGCTCCATTGACAATGATCCGCCAGCAGCGATGCGCTACACCGAGTGTCGGCTGCAAGCCCTAGCCACCGAAGCCCTGTTGCAGGACATCGAGCAAGAAACCGTTGACTTTGTTGATAACTTTGATGGCTCGCAGCAGGAACCACTGGTGTTACCGGCGCGGATTCCCCAGTTGCTGCTCAATGGCACCTCCGGTATTGCTGTGGGTATGGCGACGAATATCCCGCCCCATAACTTGGGAGAACTGGTGGATGGGCTGGTGGCCTTAATTCATAACCCCCAGATCAGCGATCGCGAGCTAATGCGCTACATTCCGGGGCCTGATTTTCCCACCGGGGGGCATATCCTTGGTCAAGGGGGGATTGAAGAGGCCTACACCACTGGTCGCGGCTCGATTACACTGCGGGCAGTGGCCACGATTGAAACCCTTGAAGCACCGGGTCGCCAACCTCGGGAGGCGATTATCGTGACGGAGTTGCCCTACCAAACCAACAAGGCAGCGCTGATGGAAAAAATTGCCGAGTTGGTGAATGAGAAAAAAATTGAGGGCATTGCCGATCTGCGGGACGAAAGCGATCGCGATGGCATTCGGGTGGTGATTGAGCTAAAGCGGGATGCCTACCCCCGTGTGGTGCTCAACAATCTCTACAAGCAAACGCCGCTACAGGTGAATTTTGGCGCCAATATGCTGGCGATCGTCAACGGTGAGCCGCAATTGCTGACCCTCAAACGCAGTTTAGAGGTGTTCCTTAGTTTCCGCGAGGAGGCGATCGCCCGCCGTACCCGCTATGCCCTGCGCAAGGCCGAAGAACGGGATCACCTACTCCAAGGCTTGCTGGTGGCGTTGGCCAATCTCGATGCCGTGATTCAACTGATTCGCAGTGCCAGTGACACCGCCCTTGCGCGCCAGCAATTGATGCAAACCTATGCCCTCAGTGAAGCCCAAGCGGATGCCATTTTGCAGATGCAACTGCGGCGACTCACCGCCCTAGAGGCGGAAAAAATTGAGCGGGAGCACGCAGACCTTCAGCGGCAAATTGCTGATTACCGCGATATTTTGGCCAATCGGCAGCGGGTGCTAGAGATTATTGAAAAAGAAGTCACCGAACTCAAGGCCAAGTTTGCTACCCCGCGGCGATCGCTGATTGTGCAGGCGGATGGGGAGATTAGCGATACCGATTTAATTGCCAATGATAAATCCGTCATTCTCGTTACCCAGCAGGGCTACATCAAGCGGATGCCCGTGGATACCTTTGAAGCCCAAAGTCGGGATGGTCGCGGCCGCAAAGGAGCAGAAATTAAAGAGGATGATGCCGTTGAACACTTCTTTAGTTGCAATGATCACGATCGCATTCTCTTCTTTAGCGATCGCGGTTTAGTGTATGCGTTACCCGCCTACCAAATTCCCAGTGGCTCACGCCAAGCCCGCGGCACCCCTATTGTCCAACTGCTGCCCATTCCCCGCGAGGAAAAAATTACCTCCGTCATTGCCGTCCAAGAGTTTAGTGAAGATGAGTATCTGGTGATGCTCACCCGTAAGGGATTCATTAAGAAAACGGCGCTGGCAGCCTTTAGCAATATCCGCACCAATGGTTTGATTGCCATTTCCCTTGAGGAGGGGGATGAGTTGCGCTGGGTGCGTCGTGCTCGTGAGGAAGATACAATTATCATTGGCTCCCGTCAGGGCATGGCGATTCATTTTCGCGCGAGTCACGATCAACTCCGCCCCTTGGGACGAGCGACGCGGGGGGTCAAGTCCATGAGCTTGCGACCGGGAGATGAGTTGGTGGGGATGGACATTTTGCCGGCAGCGATCGCCAACCGTTTTGCCACCACCCCTGAGGATGACAGTGCAGAGATTGAAGAAACCGAGGAAACCGTGGCTCAAACGGAAGGTCCTTGGGTACTCGTGATCACCACCAATGGCTACGGCAAACGCGTCCCCGTGCAACAATTCCGTCTGCAAAACCGCGCCGGCATGGGCATTACCGCCACCAAGTTCAAAGCCAAAAGTAACGAGGATCAACTGGCCGCTCTGCGAATTGTCAATGCTGAGGATGAATTGATGATTGTCACCAGTCGCGGCATCATTATTCGTCAAAAGGTCATGGATATTTCCTCGCAGTCGCGATCGGCCACGGGCGTCCGTCTACAACGCCTAGATGAGGATGATGTGATTGTCACCGCAGCCGTCTTGCCCCCCGGTAGTATGGAGGCCGAGGAAGATTGAGCACCACCGCCTTTCTCACCGGTGCCAGTGGCTTTGTCGGTACCCATGTGGCACAAGTCCTTGCAGAGAGGGGGTATCGCGTCCGTGCCCTCGTGCGCCAACCGCAGCAGGCTGCCCATCTCAAGGCGTGGGATGTGGATCTGGTGCAGGGGGATCTGCGCACCAGTGACTTAGTGCCCTTGATGCGGGGGTGCCAAGTCCTCTTCCATGTTGCCGCTCATTACAGTCTGTGGCGGCGCGATCGCCCCCTCCTCTACGCCGTTAATGTCGAGGGCACCCGTCGAGTTTTGGCTGCTGCCCGTGAGGCCGGCATTGAGCGCACCGTTTGCACCAGTTCCGTGGCCGCTATTGGCGTGGATCCCAGTGGCCAACCCACAACTGAGGCTTACCAAAGCCCCCCCGACAAGTTGATTAGCGAGTACAAACGCTCCAAGTACTGGGCAGAGCAGGTGGCTCATGAGGCAGTTGCTCAAGGGCAAGATATTGTGATTGTCAATCCCAGCACCCCCATTGGCGCTTGGGATGCGAAGCCCACCCCCACAGGCGAGATCATCCTGCGCTTTCTGCGGCGGCAGATGCCCTTTTACGTCAATACAGGGTTGAACCTGATCCATGTGCGCGATGTGGCGATCGGTCATCTCTTGGCCTTGGAAAAAGGCAAAACCGGTGAACGCTACATCCTTGGCCACCAAAACCTCACGCTGGCAGAAATTCTCGGGCGCCTAGCCGCGATTACTGGATTGCCACGTCCCCTTGGCGAAATTCCCGTCGTCATTCCCTTAGTCGTGGCTTGGTTGGATGAAGTGGTGCTGGGGGCCTTGGGAAAACAACCTGCTATCCCCGTCGATGGAGTGCGCATGGCACAGCAAAAGATGTTTTACGATGCCCACAAAGCAGTCGCTGAATTGGGCTTGCCCCAGACGCCGATTGATGAAGCGCTCCGAGACGCCGTGACTTGGTACCGCGAGCGGGGGTACTGCCCCTAGGGTTTGCGATATAGTGAGGAATGGAAATTATGAAGTTTAGTTAAGAACTATGTTGGTTACGCCCTTTGCTTCTCAGTTACCGTTTGTGGAAGAGATGCTTCACAGTGGCTATCAAGCCCTGCAATGGGGCAAAAATATCTTTGCGATCGCCCACAAAACCTTGAGTGCTCGTCTTCTCAATACCCTCTTCCCCACTGAGGAGCGGACGCAACCTCTTAGCCCTGAGTTGCAAGCGTGGATTAAGGAACGCTACGAGGCGCTGCTCCAGCAAGATTGGCAAGACGCCGCTGCGGGCTTGTATCCGTCTACCCTCTTGTTTGACGCCCCTTGGGAAGAATTTTTGCGCTTTTATCCTGTACTGTGGCTGGATTTGCCGCGGATGTGGCAGCGGGCGCGAGCGCGCCAATTTCAGGAGTTTGCCAAGGACGTGCGTCTAGAAGACTATCCCCAGTACTATCGCCAAAACTTCCACTACCAAACCGACGGCTACCTCAGTGAAACCTCCGCCAATCTTTACGATGTTCAAGTGGAGCTGCTCTTTGGCGGTACGGCAGATGCGATGCGGCGGCGAGTGATTGCTCCCATTGCCCAGCATTTTGCTGCTCATCCTGCCACGCCCCCGCTGCGAATTCTTGATGTGGCCTGTGGTACGGGTCGCACCCTGAAACAACTGCGCTATGGCTTCCCCAAAGCAGCCCTCTTTGGCATTGATTTGTCCCCTACCTACTTGCGCAAAGCCAACTCCCTACTAGCGACCCAGACGGGTGATCTGCCGCAACTCATTCAGGGGAATGCTGAAAGCCTACCCTACGTGGATAACTACTTTAGCGCCGTCACCTGTGTCTTTCTTTTTCATGAACTGCCTGCCCCAGTACGCCAAAATGTGATCAATGAATGCGCCCGCGTTCTCCAGCCGGGGGGCCTCTTTGTGATTTGCGACTCGATTCAAGCCCTTGATTCCCCAGAGCAGCGACCGATGATGGAAAACTTTGCCAACCTTTTCCACGAACCCTTTTACCGCAACTACATCGAAGATGATCTGAACATCCGCTTAGAAAAGGCGGGGCTGGTGGTCAAAGACACTCAACACCACTTTATGAGCAAGTATTGGGTGGCCGTTAAACCTTCTTAGTCCAACAGAGCCAGTCTGCTACGGTTTGTAACAGTGTCTGTCGGCGGCAGTAGGCGCTTGGTAGCCTGAAGGCAGTACCTTAGCCTTTCCCTGTTGCAGTCTGGAGGATAGCTCTATGGATGGGTTGGCATGGCAAGCGGAGTTTGTGTCTGGCTTGGCGGAAATCGATCAGGAGCATCAGGCACTGCTGGAGACGTTGCAGCAGTTACGTTCCGCGATCGCCCAAGGGGCATCATTTACTCAGGTAAAGCCCCAATTATTAGCCTGTGCCACCGAAACTGAACGCCACTTTCAGCACGAAGAAACCCTCATGGCTGCCGCCAACCACCCCCTTTACCTATCGCACCGCGCAGCTCATCAAAACCTCCTGCGGGACTTGAGTTTGGTGCTTGAGGATGTGCAAATTCATCCCGAAAAGCTGACGCCAGAGACGATCGAGGCGATTGGTGCCCTAGTAGTGCGCCATATTCGCGAAGAAGATCTGCCAATGCTCTACCTGCTCACCCATCCCGAGGAGCTAGCGCAGCAACAAGCGGCCGAATTAACGGCGGAAAATGCGTTTTAGATCTCTGTGCTAACTGCTGGTTTTGCGATGTTGGATTGCCGTTAGGCCACTGGTTTGCAGCAATTCCCCACTCTCGACCACGGCATAGATCAGCCAGTGGTTGCC contains these protein-coding regions:
- the gyrA gene encoding DNA gyrase subunit A; the encoded protein is MSFAADSSRIIPTELRDEISRSYLEYAMSVIVGRALPDARDGLKPVHRRILYAMHELGLTSDRPFRKCARVVGEVLGKYHPHGDSAVYDALVRMAQDFSMRHPLIDGHGNFGSIDNDPPAAMRYTECRLQALATEALLQDIEQETVDFVDNFDGSQQEPLVLPARIPQLLLNGTSGIAVGMATNIPPHNLGELVDGLVALIHNPQISDRELMRYIPGPDFPTGGHILGQGGIEEAYTTGRGSITLRAVATIETLEAPGRQPREAIIVTELPYQTNKAALMEKIAELVNEKKIEGIADLRDESDRDGIRVVIELKRDAYPRVVLNNLYKQTPLQVNFGANMLAIVNGEPQLLTLKRSLEVFLSFREEAIARRTRYALRKAEERDHLLQGLLVALANLDAVIQLIRSASDTALARQQLMQTYALSEAQADAILQMQLRRLTALEAEKIEREHADLQRQIADYRDILANRQRVLEIIEKEVTELKAKFATPRRSLIVQADGEISDTDLIANDKSVILVTQQGYIKRMPVDTFEAQSRDGRGRKGAEIKEDDAVEHFFSCNDHDRILFFSDRGLVYALPAYQIPSGSRQARGTPIVQLLPIPREEKITSVIAVQEFSEDEYLVMLTRKGFIKKTALAAFSNIRTNGLIAISLEEGDELRWVRRAREEDTIIIGSRQGMAIHFRASHDQLRPLGRATRGVKSMSLRPGDELVGMDILPAAIANRFATTPEDDSAEIEETEETVAQTEGPWVLVITTNGYGKRVPVQQFRLQNRAGMGITATKFKAKSNEDQLAALRIVNAEDELMIVTSRGIIIRQKVMDISSQSRSATGVRLQRLDEDDVIVTAAVLPPGSMEAEED
- the hpnA gene encoding hopanoid-associated sugar epimerase, with product MSTTAFLTGASGFVGTHVAQVLAERGYRVRALVRQPQQAAHLKAWDVDLVQGDLRTSDLVPLMRGCQVLFHVAAHYSLWRRDRPLLYAVNVEGTRRVLAAAREAGIERTVCTSSVAAIGVDPSGQPTTEAYQSPPDKLISEYKRSKYWAEQVAHEAVAQGQDIVIVNPSTPIGAWDAKPTPTGEIILRFLRRQMPFYVNTGLNLIHVRDVAIGHLLALEKGKTGERYILGHQNLTLAEILGRLAAITGLPRPLGEIPVVIPLVVAWLDEVVLGALGKQPAIPVDGVRMAQQKMFYDAHKAVAELGLPQTPIDEALRDAVTWYRERGYCP
- a CDS encoding class I SAM-dependent methyltransferase, translating into MLVTPFASQLPFVEEMLHSGYQALQWGKNIFAIAHKTLSARLLNTLFPTEERTQPLSPELQAWIKERYEALLQQDWQDAAAGLYPSTLLFDAPWEEFLRFYPVLWLDLPRMWQRARARQFQEFAKDVRLEDYPQYYRQNFHYQTDGYLSETSANLYDVQVELLFGGTADAMRRRVIAPIAQHFAAHPATPPLRILDVACGTGRTLKQLRYGFPKAALFGIDLSPTYLRKANSLLATQTGDLPQLIQGNAESLPYVDNYFSAVTCVFLFHELPAPVRQNVINECARVLQPGGLFVICDSIQALDSPEQRPMMENFANLFHEPFYRNYIEDDLNIRLEKAGLVVKDTQHHFMSKYWVAVKPS
- a CDS encoding hemerythrin family protein, whose product is MDGLAWQAEFVSGLAEIDQEHQALLETLQQLRSAIAQGASFTQVKPQLLACATETERHFQHEETLMAAANHPLYLSHRAAHQNLLRDLSLVLEDVQIHPEKLTPETIEAIGALVVRHIREEDLPMLYLLTHPEELAQQQAAELTAENAF